A portion of the Mus pahari chromosome 17, PAHARI_EIJ_v1.1, whole genome shotgun sequence genome contains these proteins:
- the C17H22orf46 gene encoding uncharacterized protein C22orf46 homolog, producing the protein MLLPLLGACAVVGPFQGPEWEPVRGLLSQDQSCKDPRCCGNLLVSCLFLIWQIQQYWHQLSRTRKRNVTKVPPQRRTVLSAPQDTFIGVIPKFFTHGKNGDLDVHIQQWMQKRRWAYQKTVRQQWDTQYLLSPQKPCQDLPWDVHTSTEPIFCTSSFSSTRLLPQDSSWDAWQLPWCPRDSQAHPSLAICQRTEQLLDPSHTSVPAEPFSLRYTSTTLAFSLPNFPPVQSPNFCLREFLPDPLNQPLETPTKECSESPQGPLVPWGQTKTLGRECSEVTQQYLNKRKSRREDAQEIRAPGASRPIDSGVEEDEQAKALGYRDQRQERRETDGEISVPGWERQTQVRAVERGQTEKRQRKAQEEPGEENPSSQSHIGESQEQFRRKTDVATQIPAWVDQGDTVETPALGTNKEEARGKEEAEVEAQGLETQDWTGSKAAENSQVLKWGTQDQTGGNTGTETKAEEGRNKDQIGSGDGVKIQTSGRENLGEFKQQGNEKTQALGWEEQGCIRTEKDVQTPAEENGGQSSSENNGKTQASKGENQNLSRQKVELGMRKLREVREEDWVVIQAPWWGSQRLRLIAVDRGLRIPCCGDQSQVRGEYTVDISSLESDQREGGDAGAANQVIPKAEAQAQSSEPDMETYPVPSQDEEKTKEGNGTDVLAQGKRNLRGVNGTDEAQTQKLGEENQGQLGNESHKMIDGPKWKSQKQVRGNDLVNNQTSEAENWGELTSKKGDTTHASGYEEAEEAEGEDGIEGTRIARGAGGEEGTETKTAMEESQCRLCDVGTNTHSSELENQKEVGSEDATEAQAPEQRNQTEPGDNDVKTQRPESHGQLAETGGIREQAKGESASENGASEKKNWGEAAREDCRKLQGPRRKDQRRLGEVDGKTCQLEWKNQENFRDGNDAEIQKEGRRNPLCFTGGDGSDTRASVGEDQRQSVCETDEKSQTQRQRNQSKRRDTATEIHDVGVQRKRRAESSKLSHPSRRGDKGRVSRPSPPNDSSGKVGPTRQKCGSAQPASLTSGYGTPRHKQPMAGNGVDSAPCSEGHLSCQGRAPARKPRREVSERTQRAQVGSQRRQERDKRVDLGKASSLTCQDPYQQSQASSVFPSLLCPQLSQAAPAVACTPVALKPLHKWPALKKNKHLLLESLMKRRIAHLTWGLPRRILESYLLFHFLESCSLPLAGARLPGSRTGSRTDRERQRQQERHCESQASLLGLESPVQTQNRPVLEKRSSKLCTQVQAVEKCRPIKAEPRGSSIPPKKPRRIKPPGGAREPQIQEESPKARIPAPRNSRPAVESRSWQKPEVPEFSIENSRSREMVRPGVSHVEEKTSSRGKTSSSSGGCNHLKKECIPTEASGLPANKCPQPTGGKSGSVGTSEDRKRASPAHTSSFKGSIHSAAARLGMTLWSKMAWSTQLAKPQHSTPFLTPRNPSPLNKAGAPYTVENRSRFPTALEKDLGPPGGTALRTESYQEHETAPGTSTGAPHNPAVSQKLGFMRHLRYFLRQNGLKK; encoded by the exons ATGTTGCTACCACTTCTGGGAGCCTGTGCTGTGGTAGGTCCATTCCAGGGCCCTGAATGGGAGCCAGTGAGGGGCCTACTGTCCCAGGATCAAAGCTGCAAGGATCCCCGGTGCTGTGGCAATCTGCTTGTCTCCTGCCTCTTTCTGATCTGGCAGATCCAACAGTATTGGCACCAGCTCTCAAGGACCAGAAAGAGGAATGTCACCAAG GTGCCACCACAGCGACGGACAGTGCTGTCTGCCCCCCAGGACACTTTCATTGGGGTGATTCCCAAATTCTTTACTCATGGAAAAAACGGGGACCTGGATGTTCACATCCAACAGTGGATGCAGAAGCGGAGATGGGCATACCAGAAGACCGTCAGACAACAGTGGGACACCCAGTATCTGCTGTCTCCGCAGAAGCCATGTCAGGACCTGCCTTGGGATGTCCATACCTCCACTGAGCCCATTTTTTGTACCTCTTCCTTTTCAAGCACTCGTCTTCTCCCACAGGACAGTTCCTGGGACGCCTGGCAGTTACCCTGGTGTCCCAGAGATAGCCAGGCCCACCCTTCCCTGGCTATATGCCAAAGAACAGAGCAGCTGCTGGATCCTTCTCATACGTCGGTGCCGGCAGAGCCCTTTAGCCTGAGGTACACCTCCACAACTTTAGCCTTCTCTCTTCCAAACTTCCCTCCAGTTCAGAGTCCAAACTTCTGCCTCAGAGAGTTTCTGCCTGATCCTCTTAACCAACCATTGGAAACGCCCACCAAGGAGTGCTCGGAGAGCCCACAAGGTCCCTTAGTACCATGGGGTCAAACCAAGACACTAGGCAGAGAATGCAGTGAAGTTACTCAGCAATATCTAAACAagaggaagagcagaagggaagaTGCTCAGGAGATACGAGCACCTGGAGCTTCCCGCCCAATAGACTCTGGAGTGGAGGAGGATGAACAGGCTAAAGCCCTGGGGTACAGAGACCAGAggcaagaaagaagggaaactgaTGGTGAGATCTCAGTGCCAGGGTGGGAGAGGCAAACCCAGGTGAGGGCTGTAGAGAGAGGACAAACTGAGAAACGACAGAGGAAAGCCCAGGAGGAGCCTGGAGAGGAGAACCCTTCTTCCCAGTCACACATAGGAGAGAGCCAAGAACAGTTCAGACGTAAAACTGACGTAGCAACTCAGATACCAGCGTGGGTTGACCAGGGTGATACTGTGGAGACTCCAGCACTGGGGACGAATAAGGAAGAagccagagggaaggaagaggctgaGGTCGAGGCCCAAGGATTGGAAACTCAGGACTGGACGGGAAGTAAGGCTGCTGAGAATTCCCAAGTGCTAAAGTGGGGGACACAAGACCAGACTGGAGGCAATACTGGTACAGAAACTAAGgcggaggaaggaaggaacaaagatcAGATCGGAAGTGGAGATGGTGTGAAAATCCAGACATCTGGAAGGGAGAATCTGGGAGAATTCAAACAACAGGGCAATGAAAAGACCCAGGCCTTGGGGTGGGAGGAACAGGGATGCATTAGAACTGAGAAAGACGTCCAGACTCCAGCTGAGGAGAATGGAGGACAGAGCAGCAGTGAGAACAACGGGAAGACCCAAGCATCTAAGGGAGAGAACCAGAATCTGTCAAGACAGAAAGTTGAACTGGGCATGAGGAAGCTCAGGGAGGTAAGAGAAGAGGACTGGGTGGTGATCCAGGCGCCATGGTGGGGCAGCCAGAGGCTCCGGCTGATAGCAGTGGACAGAGGACTCAGGATACCATGCTGCGGAGACCAGAGCCAGGTCAGAGGAGAATATACTGTTGACATCTCATCACTGGAAAGTGACCAAAGAGAGGGTGGGGATGCTGGTGCAGCAAATCAGGTGATACCCAAGGCCGAGGCGCAGGCTCAATCCAGTGAACCTGACATGGAGACTTACCCAGTACCAAGCCAGGATGAGGAAAAGACTAAAGAGGGAAATGGAACGGACGTTCTGGCACAAGGGAAGAGAAACCTGAGAGGGGTTAACGGCACAGATGAAGCACAGACCCagaaacttggggaagaaaaTCAGGGTCAGTTAGGAAATGAATCCCATAAAATGATTGACGGACCAAAATGGAAGAGTCAGAAACAGGTTAGAGGCAATGATCTTGTAAATAACCAGACATCTGAGGCAGAGAACTGGGGGGAGCTAACAAGTAAGAAAGGTGATACAACCCACGCATCAGGGTACGAGGAAGCTGAGGAGGCCGAGGGTGAGGACGGCATAGAAGGGACGAGAATCGCGAGAGGAGCCGGAGGGGAGGAAGGTACAGAGACCAAGACAGCCATGGAAGAAAGCCAGTGCCGGTTATGTGATGTGGGTACAAACACCCATTCATCTGAGTTAGAGAACCAGAAGGAGGTGGGCAGCGAGGATGCAACAGAAGCTCAGGCCCCAGAGCAGAGAAACCAGACAGAACCCGGAGATAATGATGTAAAGACCCAGAGACCTGAGAGCCACGGACAGCTGGCTGAAACTGGAGGGATCCGGGAACAGGCTAAAGGCGAGAGCGCTTCAGAAAATGGGGCATCGGAGAAGAAAAACTGGGGAGAGGCTGCAAGAGAGGATTGTAGAAAGCTGCAGGGGCCCAGGAGAAAGGATCAGAGACGGTTAGGTGAAGTTGATGGAAAGACCTGCCAGCTAGAGTGGAAGAACCAGGAGAACTTTAGAGATGGGAATGATGCCGAAATTcaaaaagaagggaggagaaaccCACTATGTTTCACAGGAGGTGATGGCTCAGACACCCgagcctctgtgggagaggaccAGAGACAGTCTGTGTGTGAAACCGATGaaaagagtcagacacagaggcagagaaaccaGAGCAAGCGTCGAGACACTGCTACAGAAATCCACGATGTCGGGGTCCAGAGAAAACGCAGAGCCGAGAGCTCTAAACTGTCTCATCCATCCAGGAGAGGAGACAAGGGCCGGGTCAGCAGGCCCAGTCCTCCAAATGACTCTTCTGGGAAAGTGGGGCCCACAAGGCAGAAGTGTGGCTCGGCTCAGCCGGCTTCTCTCACTTCCGGATATGGAACCCCCAGACACAAGCAACCAATGGCTGGAAATGGTGTCGACTCTGCTCCCTGTTCTGAAGGACATCTAAGTTGCCAGGGCAGAGCCCCTGCCCGGAAGCCCAGACGTGAAGTCAGCGAAAGAACCCAGAGGGCCCAAGTTGGATCtcagagaagacaagaaaggGACAAAAGGGTGGACCTAGGGAAGGCTTCCAGCCTGACCTGCCAGGACCCCTATCAGCAGTCTCAGGCATCCTctgtttttccctctctcctctgtccccaaCTGTCTCAGGCTGCCCCAGCTGTAGCGTGCACTCCAGTAGCTCTCAAACCCCTTCACAAATGGCCAGCCCTCAAGAAGAATAAGCATCTGCTCCTGGAATCGCTCATGAAGAGGAGGATTGCACATCTGACGTGGGGCCTCCCTCGACGCATCCTGGAGTCGTATTTGCTTTTTCACTTCTTAGAATCTTGTTCGTTGCCGCTGGCTGGAGCGAGGCTGCCTGGATCACGCACAGGATCACGCACAGACCGGGAACGCCAAAGGCAGCAGGAACGACATTGTGAGTCTCAGGCATCCCTGTTAGGTCTTGAGTCTCCAGTTCAGACTCAAAACCGTCCAGTTCTTGAAAAAAGAAGTTCGAAACTTTGTACCCAAGTCCAGGCTGTAGAGAAGTGTAGACCAATCAAGGCGGAGCCAAGGGGCAGCTCTATTCCACCTAAGAAACCCAGGAGAATAAAACCACCAGGGGGAGCAAGAGAACCACAGATCCAGGAAGAGTCCCCTAAAGCCAGGATCCCTGCTCCTAGGAATTCCAGGCCAGCGGTAGAGTCTAGGAGCTGGCAAAAACCAGAAGTCCCAGAGTTTTCCATTGAGAACAGCAGAAGTAGAGAAATGGTTAGGCCTGGAGTCTCCCATGTAGAAGAGAAGACTTCCAGCAGAGGGAAGACCTCATCCAGTTCAGGAGGCTGCAACCACCTGAAAAAGGAATGCATACCAACGGAAGCCTCTGGGCTCCCCGCAAACAAGTGTCCGCAGCCCACGGGCGGAAAAAGTGGAAGTGTGGGAACCTCAGAGGACAGAAAACGAGCCAGTCCTGCACATACGTCCAGCTTCAAAGGGAGTATCCACTCCGCTGCAGCCAGACTGGGCATGACCCTCTGGAGCAAGATGGCATGGTCGACACAGCTGGCTAAGCCCCAGCACTCAACCCCCTTTCTCACCCCGAGGAATCCTAGCCCACTTAACAAAGCCGGGGCTCCATATACAGTTGAGAACCGCAGCAGATTCCCCACTGCTTTAGAGAAGGACCTGGGGCCACCAGGAGGAACGGCTCTTAGGACAGAGAGCTACCAGGAACATGAGACGGCACCTGGGACCTCAACGGGGGCACCGCACAATCCAGCAGTCTCACAAAAGTTGGGTTTTATGAGGCACTTGAGATATTTTCTCAGACAGAACGGCCTTAAAAAGTAG